A single window of Sphaerodactylus townsendi isolate TG3544 linkage group LG03, MPM_Stown_v2.3, whole genome shotgun sequence DNA harbors:
- the ISY1 gene encoding pre-mRNA-splicing factor ISY1 homolog, producing MARNAEKAMTALARFRQAQLEEGKVKERRPFLASECNELPKAEKWRRQIIGEISKKVAQIQNAGLGEFRIRDLNDEINKLLREKGHWEVRIKEVGGPDYARIGPKMLDHEGKEVPGNRGYKYFGAAKDLPGVRELFEKEPLPPPRKTRAELMKAIDAEYYGYRDEDDGVLEPLEQEHERKVIAEAVEKWKTEREARLASGDKEEEEEEENIYAVNDDESDEESGKEKEGEDSQQKFIAHVPVPSQQEIEEALVRRKKMELLQKYASEALMAQSEEAKRLLGL from the exons ATG GCTCgaaatgcagaaaaggccat GACGGCCTTAGCAAGATTTCGCCAAGCTCAATTGGAGGAAGGAAAAGTCAAG GAACGAAGGCCTTTTCTTGCATCAGAGTGTAATGAACTTCCTAAAGCTGAGAAATGGAGACGTCAG attatCGGTGAAATTTCCAAGAAAGTGGCACAAATTCAAAATG cTGGGTTAGGTGAATTCAGAATTCGTGACTTAAATGATGAAATTAACAAACTTCTCAGAGAAAAGGGACACTGGGAGGTCCGAATAAAAGAGGTGGGAGGACCTGATTATGCG AGAATTGGCCCCAAAATGCTGGATCATGAAGGCAAAGAAGTTCCAGGAAATAGGGGCTACAAGTATTTTGGAGCTGCTAAAGATTTGCCTGGTGTCAGGGAGCTTTTCGAAAAAGAAC CTCTCcctcctccaaggaagactcGAGCTGAACTCATGAAAGCTATTGATGCCGAATACTATGGCTATCGAGATGAGGATGATGGTGTTTTGGAACCACTGGAACAGGAGCATGAAAGAAAAG TTATTGCAGAAGCAGTGGAGAAATGGAAAACAGAGAGAGAAGCACGACTTGCAAGTGGggacaaggaagaggaggaggaggaagaaaacatCTATGCAGTAAATGATGATGAG TCTGATGAAGAaagtggaaaggaaaaagaaggtgAAGATAGCCAGCAGAAGTTTATTGCCCATGTCCCAGTGCCTTCACAACAGGAG ATTGAAGAAGCCCTTGTCCGAAGAAAGAAGATGGAACTTCTTCAGAAATATGCCAGTGAAGCTCTTATGGCTCAAAGTGAAGAGGCTAAAAGGCTTTTAGGACTGTAA
- the LOC125428491 gene encoding CCHC-type zinc finger nucleic acid binding protein isoform X1, with protein MSSNECFKCGRTGHWARECPTGIGRGRGMRSRGRGFQFMSSSLPDICYRCGESGHLAKDCDLQEDEACYNCGRGGHIAKDCKEPKREREQCCYNCGKPGHLARDCDHADEQKCYSCGEFGHIQKDCTKVKCYRCGETGHVAINCSKTSEVNCYRCGESGHLARECTIEATA; from the exons ATGAGCAGCAACGAGTGCTTCAAGTGTGGACGTACTGGCCACTGGGCTCGGGAATGCCCCACTGGAATTGGCCGTGGCCGTGGAATGCGAAGCCGTGGTAGAG GCTTCCAGTTCATGTCTTCATCACTTCCAGACATCTGTTACCGCTGTGGTGAGTCTGGTCATCTTGCCAAGGATTGTGATCTTCAGGAGGATG AAGCCTGCTATAACTGCGGTAGAGGTGGCCATATTGCTAAGGACTGCAAGGAACCCAAGAGAGAGCGAGAGCAGTGCTGTTACAACTGTGGCAAACCTGGCCACTTGGCTCGTGACTGTGACCATGCTGATGAGCAGAAGTGCTATTCTTGTGGGGAATTTGGACACATTCAGAAGGACTGCACCAAAGTTAAATGCTATAG GTGTGGTGAAACTGGCCACGTAGCCATCAACTGCAGCAAGACTAGTGAAGTCAACTGCTATCGTTGTGGCGAGTCAGGACACCTTGCACGGGAATGCACAATTGAGGCTACAGCTTAA
- the LOC125428491 gene encoding CCHC-type zinc finger nucleic acid binding protein isoform X2, whose product MSSNECFKCGRTGHWARECPTGIGRGRGMRSRGRGFQFMSSSLPDICYRCGESGHLAKDCDLQEDACYNCGRGGHIAKDCKEPKREREQCCYNCGKPGHLARDCDHADEQKCYSCGEFGHIQKDCTKVKCYRCGETGHVAINCSKTSEVNCYRCGESGHLARECTIEATA is encoded by the exons ATGAGCAGCAACGAGTGCTTCAAGTGTGGACGTACTGGCCACTGGGCTCGGGAATGCCCCACTGGAATTGGCCGTGGCCGTGGAATGCGAAGCCGTGGTAGAG GCTTCCAGTTCATGTCTTCATCACTTCCAGACATCTGTTACCGCTGTGGTGAGTCTGGTCATCTTGCCAAGGATTGTGATCTTCAGGAGGATG CCTGCTATAACTGCGGTAGAGGTGGCCATATTGCTAAGGACTGCAAGGAACCCAAGAGAGAGCGAGAGCAGTGCTGTTACAACTGTGGCAAACCTGGCCACTTGGCTCGTGACTGTGACCATGCTGATGAGCAGAAGTGCTATTCTTGTGGGGAATTTGGACACATTCAGAAGGACTGCACCAAAGTTAAATGCTATAG GTGTGGTGAAACTGGCCACGTAGCCATCAACTGCAGCAAGACTAGTGAAGTCAACTGCTATCGTTGTGGCGAGTCAGGACACCTTGCACGGGAATGCACAATTGAGGCTACAGCTTAA